The uncultured Methanomethylovorans sp. genome contains a region encoding:
- a CDS encoding CPBP family intramembrane glutamic endopeptidase: protein MFTIKDTITTTISITATIFGVLGEEYGWRGYLLPELTKIRGKTNSTIIVGIVWALYHVPAVYLLARATGSSNPLIVCFIQACAIFTLSFPFSYCFYLSKNMLPVILFHSIWNALNTIILGDIYRNEQGIIGGNLIFLNGEGLIGLILGTCLIYWFIKQFKKDESRARKL, encoded by the coding sequence ATGTTCACAATAAAAGATACTATAACTACTACAATTTCAATTACTGCTACTATATTCGGCGTCTTGGGAGAAGAGTACGGATGGAGAGGCTATTTACTTCCCGAATTAACTAAAATTAGAGGAAAAACAAATTCAACTATTATAGTTGGTATAGTTTGGGCATTATATCATGTTCCAGCAGTGTATCTGCTGGCAAGGGCAACAGGTTCAAGCAACCCACTTATAGTATGCTTTATCCAAGCATGCGCTATATTCACTTTAAGTTTCCCATTTTCATATTGTTTCTATTTATCTAAAAATATGCTACCAGTTATACTTTTTCACTCAATATGGAACGCTTTGAATACAATTATACTTGGAGATATCTATAGAAATGAGCAAGGTATTATAGGGGGTAATTTGATATTTCTCAATGGAGAAGGGCTTATAGGTCTAATTTTAGGTACATGCCTCATATACTGGTTTATCAAGCAATTTAAAAAAGATGAATCCCGCGCCAGAAAACTGTAA